One stretch of Armigeres subalbatus isolate Guangzhou_Male chromosome 2, GZ_Asu_2, whole genome shotgun sequence DNA includes these proteins:
- the LOC134209079 gene encoding uncharacterized protein K02A2.6-like, with protein sequence MGLCSKSPVKLDLKGDPKPVFRPKRLVIYSMEQVVENELIRLQSLGVLKKADFSDWAAPIVAVRKPNGTVRICADYSTGLNSVLEPNQYPLPLPEDILAKMANCRIFSSVDLSDAYHQVEVDQSCQPLLTINAHKGLFQYTRFSPGIKSAPGAFQQLLDTMLADLENTVGYLDDILVGGRNEEEHQ encoded by the coding sequence ATGGGACTCTGTAGCAAGTCCCCGGTCAAGCTGGATCTTAAAGGAGATCCAAAACCGGTGTTTAGGCCAAAACGACTAGTGATATACTCCATGGAGCAAGTAGTAGAAAACGAACTGATCCGTTTACAAAGCTTGGGTGTTTTGAAGAAAGCGGATTTTAGCGACTGGGCGGCACCAATCGTCGCGGTACGAAAACCAAACGGTACCGTTCGTATCTGCGCCGATTATTCTACCGGCCTTAACAGTGTTCTCGAACCAAACCAATATCCGTTGCCATTGCCTGAGGATATTTTAGCAAAGATGGCCAACTGTCGGATTTTTAGTTCTGTGGACTTATCCGATGCTTACCACCAAGTAGAGGTGGATCAATCCTGCCAACCTCTCCTGACCATCAACGCCCATAAAGGTCTCTTCCAGTATACACGCTTCTCACCTGGCATTAAGTCTGCCCCAGGTGCTTTCCAACAACTATTGGATACTATGCTAGCCGACCTCGAGAATACCGTTGGTTATTTGGATGACATCCTTGTGGGTGGCCGCAACGAAGAAGAGCATCAGTAA